A DNA window from Haloactinospora alba contains the following coding sequences:
- a CDS encoding alpha/beta fold hydrolase produces MNADTPPDIPRPYSEVRRRLPGTALINVRPGLSLETMHVPGPSPALVLVHGGLGNLWNFYPQLDRFAGHRELVAYSLAGNGRSEDRAQHSLSGHVRDLAELLAALDVARPVVVGWSYGTAVALEYAKNHPVSGLVLTAGGAFGLTPVWELPLLKLVTALRLYRVLPGGAALRSLAKRTMLHPDSPDSLAADMVRSNPLPRRASAWRTVTDAFWGYDGRDGLDAITCPTLVAHGSADRVVPREAARRTAELLPRGEFHELDRSGHVTVAEQPEAFGALVDSVVNRV; encoded by the coding sequence TTGAACGCGGACACGCCACCGGACATCCCCCGCCCCTACTCCGAGGTCCGGCGGCGGTTGCCGGGCACCGCCCTGATCAACGTCAGGCCGGGGCTGAGCCTGGAGACCATGCACGTACCCGGCCCCTCCCCGGCGCTGGTACTGGTCCACGGCGGCCTGGGGAACCTGTGGAACTTCTATCCCCAGCTCGACAGGTTCGCGGGCCACCGTGAGCTGGTCGCCTACTCACTGGCTGGCAACGGCCGTTCCGAGGACCGCGCCCAGCACAGCCTCTCGGGGCATGTGCGGGACCTGGCCGAGCTACTGGCCGCCCTCGACGTGGCACGGCCGGTCGTCGTCGGCTGGAGTTACGGCACCGCCGTCGCGCTGGAGTACGCCAAGAACCATCCCGTCTCGGGACTGGTTCTCACGGCGGGCGGGGCGTTCGGGCTGACCCCGGTATGGGAGCTGCCACTGCTGAAACTGGTCACCGCCCTGCGTCTCTACCGGGTGCTCCCGGGTGGTGCCGCGCTTCGGTCCCTCGCCAAGCGCACCATGCTGCATCCCGACAGCCCGGACTCGCTGGCCGCCGACATGGTGCGGTCCAACCCGCTGCCTCGCCGGGCGTCCGCGTGGCGGACGGTGACCGACGCGTTCTGGGGCTACGACGGCCGGGACGGCCTGGACGCGATCACGTGCCCGACGTTGGTCGCGCACGGTTCCGCGGACCGGGTGGTCCCTCGGGAAGCCGCGCGGCGTACCGCGGAGCTGCTTCCCCGCGGGGAGTTCCACGAGCTGGACCGCTCGGGCCACGTCACGGTGGCGGAGCAGCCCGAGGCGTTCGGCGCGCTGGTCGACTCGGTGGTAAACCGGGTGTGA
- a CDS encoding flavin reductase family protein, whose amino-acid sequence MHRRSEPAILYAGTPVVLISTTNTDRSANLAPVSSAWWLGWRCVLGLGTSGRTAANLERGGECVLNLPSSDLAPRVDALARTTSAEEVPERKRRRGYRFDPDKFATAGLTPQPSELVAAPRVRECPIQMEAAVEAVHGVAEDAPELRGRTVAVETRVRRVHAAEEILADGDPDRIDPDRWRPLIMSFQHYYGLEPHPCWTSELARVPKRMYRTADSRAARPEWDRR is encoded by the coding sequence TGCTGATCAGCACCACGAACACCGACCGTTCGGCCAACCTCGCGCCGGTCTCCTCGGCGTGGTGGCTCGGCTGGCGGTGCGTGCTCGGGTTGGGCACCTCGGGGCGTACGGCGGCGAACCTGGAACGCGGCGGCGAGTGCGTGCTCAACCTGCCCTCCAGCGACCTGGCCCCGCGGGTGGACGCGCTGGCCCGCACCACCAGCGCCGAGGAGGTCCCGGAGCGCAAACGCCGGCGGGGCTACCGCTTCGACCCCGACAAGTTCGCTACCGCCGGTCTGACGCCCCAGCCGTCCGAGCTGGTGGCGGCACCGCGGGTGCGGGAGTGCCCGATCCAGATGGAGGCCGCCGTGGAGGCGGTGCACGGGGTCGCTGAGGACGCTCCCGAGCTGCGCGGGCGGACCGTCGCCGTCGAGACGCGCGTGCGCCGGGTGCACGCGGCGGAGGAGATCCTCGCCGACGGCGACCCCGACCGCATCGACCCCGACCGGTGGCGCCCCCTGATCATGAGCTTCCAGCACTACTACGGCCTGGAGCCGCACCCGTGCTGGACCTCCGAGCTGGCGCGGGTTCCCAAGCGGATGTACCGCACCGCCGACAGCCGCGCCGCCCGGCCGGAGTGGGACCGCCGGTAA
- a CDS encoding bile acid:sodium symporter yields MDAPPVTLGLVLLLVATMTTVGTELSPSGFVRLLHRPATLAVALAANLLLLPASAVALVAVLDLDGGVAVGIVLAAAAPGGGTGVLLAHHARADPVLALGIQGILAPLGLVAVPLWARATSQAPTAGLDGGSQLTALLAVQAVPLVGGMFLRARRPEAADRLRTVSRRVADVLLVTMTGYVLVVSAPHLARLPAEAYLAITLLVGASLATVALPRSGGPPERRALAMVTTVRNLSLALLAAGAAAEAQQAAGAVIAYSVLMYLLSGLALIPMRAAQRHRTRAG; encoded by the coding sequence GTGGACGCCCCGCCCGTCACCCTCGGACTGGTGCTACTGCTCGTGGCCACGATGACCACGGTGGGAACCGAGCTGTCCCCGTCCGGATTCGTCCGCCTCCTGCACCGCCCGGCCACCCTCGCCGTCGCGCTCGCGGCCAACCTCCTCCTGCTCCCCGCGTCGGCCGTGGCGCTCGTGGCGGTCCTGGACCTGGACGGCGGTGTCGCTGTCGGGATCGTCCTCGCCGCGGCCGCCCCGGGCGGCGGCACCGGTGTCCTGCTCGCCCACCACGCCCGGGCGGACCCCGTGCTGGCCCTGGGCATCCAGGGGATACTCGCCCCGTTGGGTCTGGTCGCGGTGCCGCTGTGGGCACGTGCCACATCCCAGGCCCCCACGGCCGGCCTCGACGGCGGGAGCCAGCTCACCGCGCTGCTGGCGGTGCAGGCGGTCCCCCTGGTGGGCGGCATGTTCCTGCGTGCCCGCCGCCCGGAGGCAGCCGACCGGCTGAGAACGGTCAGCCGGCGCGTCGCCGACGTCCTGCTCGTGACCATGACGGGCTACGTGCTCGTGGTGTCGGCGCCGCACCTCGCCCGGCTCCCCGCCGAGGCCTACCTCGCCATCACGCTGCTGGTGGGTGCCTCGCTCGCCACCGTCGCGCTGCCCCGCTCCGGCGGGCCGCCGGAGCGGCGGGCGCTGGCCATGGTCACGACGGTGCGTAACCTGTCCCTCGCGCTACTCGCCGCAGGTGCGGCGGCCGAGGCGCAGCAGGCAGCCGGTGCCGTCATCGCCTACAGCGTCCTCATGTACCTCCTGTCCGGCCTCGCCCTGATCCCGATGCGCGCCGCCCAGCGGCACCGCACCCGCGCGGGGTAG
- the fxlM gene encoding methyltransferase, FxLD system, whose product MPPETATTSEQERQRMVDALVRERANLGMDVLLPEVEDALRTVPRECFVPGLPLADSYDQHQAVVTKRAPDTDMALSSVSAPSIIATMLNRADLRPGQRVLEIGSGGYNAALIRHMIGDEGKVTSIDIDPEVIARAEGCLREAGTDHVHLAVADGEHGFPAHAPYERIIVTAGAWDVPPTWDDQLAAGGRLVVPMRVRGLTRCLTLERGSLPGWWRCLEVDMCGFVRMRGSGEHWERMPLLHEREGERVGLRLEDGPRVDTESLRASLEQEAVTLWADASVRADEPTDGQDLYLACQADGWALLTAQRGAIASGLLRPVVLSGTPALVDEDGTGFAYRTLRRSPHDQDRWEFGATGHGPHAHQNAQAMVDLIEAWDRDRQEHPSPRIDLVPASTPLEDVPTGRVVTKRHTRMVLNWTSRTPQPSCAADGS is encoded by the coding sequence ATGCCTCCTGAAACTGCTACCACCTCTGAACAGGAGCGCCAGCGCATGGTCGACGCCCTGGTGCGTGAGAGGGCGAACCTGGGCATGGATGTGCTGCTCCCCGAGGTCGAGGACGCGCTCCGAACCGTACCGCGCGAGTGCTTCGTACCCGGCCTCCCCTTGGCCGACTCCTACGACCAGCATCAGGCAGTAGTGACCAAACGCGCCCCGGACACGGACATGGCACTCAGTTCCGTCTCGGCGCCCAGCATCATCGCGACCATGCTGAACCGCGCCGACCTGCGCCCCGGCCAACGCGTGCTGGAGATCGGTTCGGGAGGCTACAACGCCGCGCTGATCCGCCACATGATCGGCGATGAGGGGAAGGTGACCTCCATCGATATCGATCCCGAGGTCATCGCCCGCGCCGAAGGATGTCTGAGAGAAGCCGGAACCGACCACGTCCACCTGGCGGTTGCCGACGGTGAACACGGTTTCCCCGCTCACGCGCCCTACGAGCGCATCATCGTCACCGCCGGAGCCTGGGACGTTCCGCCGACCTGGGATGACCAGCTCGCTGCTGGCGGCCGGTTGGTGGTTCCCATGCGGGTGCGCGGCCTGACCCGCTGCTTGACCCTGGAGCGTGGCAGCCTTCCTGGCTGGTGGCGCTGCCTGGAGGTGGACATGTGCGGATTCGTGCGTATGCGGGGTTCCGGCGAGCATTGGGAACGCATGCCGCTGCTGCACGAACGGGAGGGGGAACGGGTCGGACTGCGTCTGGAGGACGGCCCGCGGGTGGATACCGAGTCCCTGCGCGCGTCCCTGGAACAGGAGGCGGTGACCCTCTGGGCGGATGCGAGCGTGCGCGCTGACGAGCCCACTGACGGCCAGGACTTGTATCTGGCCTGCCAGGCCGACGGGTGGGCGCTGCTGACGGCCCAGCGCGGCGCGATCGCATCCGGACTTCTCCGTCCCGTGGTGCTGTCCGGAACTCCGGCGCTGGTCGACGAGGACGGCACCGGCTTCGCCTACCGGACTCTGCGCCGCAGTCCCCACGACCAGGACCGTTGGGAGTTCGGCGCGACCGGTCACGGGCCCCACGCCCACCAGAACGCCCAGGCCATGGTCGACCTGATCGAGGCCTGGGACCGCGATCGCCAGGAGCACCCCAGCCCCCGCATCGACCTCGTACCGGCTTCCACTCCGCTCGAAGACGTGCCGACAGGCCGTGTCGTGACCAAGCGACACACCCGCATGGTCCTGAACTGGACCAGCCGCACCCCGCAGCCGAGCTGCGCTGCGGACGGCAGCTGA
- a CDS encoding ArsR/SmtB family transcription factor — protein sequence MSEPGEAHDPTAHPAGVCGGQTPVELDETTHEFLRALASPTRQRIMLLFAQGAELSVGEVAERTGLGQSTVSEQLALLRRGGILASRREGKTVLYHSDRERVSHALADLQNYLRFCC from the coding sequence ATGAGCGAGCCCGGTGAGGCCCACGACCCCACGGCGCATCCCGCCGGCGTCTGCGGTGGGCAAACGCCCGTGGAGCTGGACGAGACGACACACGAGTTCCTCCGGGCGCTGGCCAGCCCCACCCGGCAGCGCATCATGCTGCTGTTCGCCCAGGGGGCGGAGCTGTCGGTGGGGGAGGTGGCCGAACGCACCGGCCTGGGCCAGTCCACCGTCTCGGAACAGCTCGCCCTGCTCCGCCGGGGCGGCATCCTCGCCTCCCGGCGGGAGGGCAAGACCGTGCTCTACCACTCCGACCGGGAGCGCGTCTCCCACGCCCTCGCCGACCTGCAGAACTACCTGCGGTTCTGCTGCTGA
- a CDS encoding flavin-containing monooxygenase, which produces MDTPHNRVVIVGGGQSGLAAARAARDTGLHPVVLEAGPRPTGAWPHHYDSLTLFSPARHSAMPGLPFPGDPDRYPGRDEVADYLERYAHGLGTDIRTNTTVETVEAGSHGFTVRTTRGEEIPAEGVVAASGSFTNPHLPALPGQDGFTGELLHAADYREPAPYSGKRVVIVGGGNSAVQIGYELSGKAASVTLATRQPVRFLHQRHNGRDLHDWITQSGFDHLPPEWLARAVGGTLVMETGDYRSALETGRMRRVPVFDAFDGDSLVWSDGTREPADTVLFATGYRPSLGYLERLGALDSDGAPRNTGGVSTTHPGLVYVGLEFQRSFSSNTLRGVHRDAQHVMAPLAAHVHGAPATVGL; this is translated from the coding sequence ATGGACACACCCCACAACCGCGTCGTCATCGTCGGCGGAGGGCAGTCCGGTCTCGCCGCCGCCCGCGCGGCCCGCGACACCGGACTCCACCCCGTCGTCCTGGAAGCGGGACCCCGCCCCACCGGCGCGTGGCCCCACCACTACGACAGCCTCACCCTCTTCTCCCCGGCCCGGCACAGCGCGATGCCCGGCCTGCCCTTCCCCGGGGACCCGGACCGCTATCCCGGCCGCGACGAGGTGGCCGACTACCTGGAACGCTACGCCCACGGCCTCGGCACCGACATCCGCACCAACACCACCGTGGAGACGGTCGAGGCCGGCAGCCACGGCTTCACCGTGCGCACCACCCGCGGCGAGGAGATCCCCGCGGAGGGCGTCGTCGCCGCCAGCGGCTCCTTCACCAACCCCCACCTGCCCGCCCTTCCCGGACAGGACGGCTTCACCGGCGAGCTACTGCACGCCGCCGACTACCGCGAACCCGCCCCGTACTCTGGGAAGCGCGTCGTCATCGTCGGCGGCGGCAACTCCGCCGTACAGATCGGCTACGAGCTGTCGGGGAAGGCGGCCTCGGTCACCCTCGCCACCCGCCAGCCGGTGCGGTTCCTCCACCAGCGCCACAACGGCCGCGACCTGCACGACTGGATCACGCAGAGCGGCTTCGACCACCTGCCGCCGGAATGGCTCGCCCGCGCCGTCGGCGGAACCCTCGTCATGGAGACCGGCGACTACCGCAGCGCGCTGGAGACCGGACGGATGCGCCGCGTCCCCGTGTTCGACGCCTTCGACGGCGACTCGCTCGTGTGGTCCGACGGGACGCGCGAGCCCGCCGACACGGTGCTGTTCGCCACCGGCTACCGCCCCAGTCTGGGGTACCTGGAGAGACTCGGCGCGCTCGACAGCGACGGAGCGCCCCGCAACACCGGCGGGGTCTCCACCACCCACCCGGGGCTGGTCTACGTCGGCCTGGAGTTCCAACGCTCGTTCTCCTCCAACACGCTGCGGGGCGTACACCGCGACGCGCAGCACGTCATGGCCCCGCTCGCGGCCCACGTACACGGCGCGCCCGCGACGGTCGGTCTGTGA